From the Pseudomonas syringae KCTC 12500 genome, the window AACGCATAGCCAAGAATGACCCAAACGGTGATGGCCGGCGGGTTGCCGAGCAGAATGACCAGCGCGAGCATCTGCGCCGCTGTCTTCCACTTGCCCATGTTGGAAACGGCAACCTGCGCACGCGCGCCGATTTCCGCCATCCATTCGCGGAGTGCAGAGATTACGATTTCACGGCCGATGATCACCGCTGCGGGCAGCGTCAGCCATAGATTGGCATGCGCCTGAACCAGCAGCACCAATGCCACGGCCACCATCAGTTTGTCGGCTACCGGATCGAGAAAGGCGCCAAAGGGCGTGCTTTGTTCAAGACGGCGGGCCAGATACCCGTCGAGCCAGTCGGTCGCCGCAGCGAACGCAAAGACTGCACTGGCCGCCATGTAGCTCCAGTGATAAGGCATGTAGAACAACAAAATGAAGATCGGAATCAGTAAAACGCGTAGTACGGTGATCAGATTAGGGATATTCATCGGCACAACTGGCTACGAGGTGAACGAGCATTCTACTCGCTGTGCAGGTTTGCATAAATCGACTCTGCCAGCTTTTTGCTGATTCCGGGTGCTTTTGCTATTTCATCGATGCTGGCACGGGACAATTCCTGCAATCCGCCGAAATGTTTGAGCAGGTCACGACGCCGGGTCGGCCCGACACCCGCCACGCCCTCGAGGGTCGATGTACGCCGGGTCTTGCCGCGGCGGGCACGGTGGCCGGTGATCGCGAAACGGTGTGCCTCGTCGCGAATCTGCTGAATAAGGTGCAGGGCCGGAGAGTCGCCGGGCAATGTGAATTCATGCGCCGAGTCGTTCAGATACAAAGTCTCGAAACCTGCCTTGCGCGTGGTGCCCTTGGCCACACCGAGCAGGATGAGATCAGGAACCTGTAATTCATTGAGCACGTCGCGCGCCATGGACATCTGCCCCTTGCCGCCGTCCACCAGCAGCACGTCAGGCAACTTGCCCTCCCCGGCCTTGATGCGGCTGTAACGCCGGGTCAACGCCTGGTGCATGGCGGCATAGTCGTCGCCTGCAGTTACGCCTTCGATATTGAAACGCCGGTAATCGGACTTGATCGGGCCTTCGGGGCCGAACACCACGCAGGACGCTACGGTCGCCTCACCGCTGGAGTGGCTGATGTCGTAGCATTCCAGGCGCATTGGCGGGTCTTCGAGACCCAGCACCTTGGCCAGCGCTTCGAACCGAGAAGCAACGTGCTGACGGTTGGCCAGCCGCGCGGTCAGTGCCTGCTCGGCATTGGTGACCGCCATTTGCTGCCAGCGCGCCCGGGTGCCGCGCACGCGATGACTGATGACCATCTCGACGCCGCGCAGCTCTTCGACGGCGTCGACGAACGCGGGGAAATCGTCGTTGATGACATTGACGATAACTTCGCCGGGCAGCTCACGGTCGATGCCGCCGAGGAAATACTGAGCCAGGAATGCCGACATCACTTCGCCGACCTCCTCTTCTATGCCGACCTGCGGAAAGAAGTTCTTGCTGCCCAGCACCCGCCCGCCCCGCACGCTGATCAGGTGCACGCAGGCACCGCCAGGGTTGACGAATGCGGCGACCACGTCGACATCGCCGGTACCGCCGTCCATGCTTTGCTGATCCTGGACGCGGCGCAACAAGGCCACCTGATCGCGCAACTCGGCTGCACGTTCGAAATCGAGCGCCATCGCGGCTTTTTCCATGGAGGCGTTCAGCTCGTCGCTCAGGGCATTGCTACGCCCTTCGAGAAACATCACCGAGTGACGTACGTCCTCGGCATACACCTCAGGCTCGACCAGCCCGACACATGGCCCTTTGCAGCGCTTGATCTGATATTGCAGGCAAGGACGTGTGCGGTTCTTGAAGTAGCTGTCCTCGCACTGACGCACCTGGAAAGTCTTTTGCAGCAGACTGAGGCTCTCGCGAATCGCGCCTGCACTTGGGTAAGGCCCGAAATAACGACCCTTGGCCTTCTTGGTGCCACGATGAATGCTCAGCCGCGGAAAGGCGTTATCGGACAGAAACACATAGGGGTAAGACTTATCGTCACGCAAGAGAATGTTGTACGGGGGCCGCCACTCTTTGATGAGGGTCTGCTCCAGCAACAGCGCTTCGGTTTCGTTGCCCGTGATGGTGGTTTCGATCTGGGCGATACGCGACACCAGCGCCCCGGTCTTGGGCGCGTGTCCGGTCTTGCGGAAGTAGCTGGCAAGACGCTTCTTGAGGTTCTTGGCCTTGCCGACGTAAAGCAGTGTGGCTTCGGCGTCGAACATACGGTAGACGCCGGGGCGACCGCTACAGGTCGCGAGAAATGCACTTGGATCAAATGTCTGGGTCATGTTCAGGCGCTGGCATCAACCATGCCGTGACGTACAGCGAGCAAAGCCAGTTCAACATCACTGCTGATCGAGAGCTTTTCAAAGATACGGTATCGGTAGGTATTAACGGTTTTCGGTGAAAGGCACAGCTTGTCCGAGATGGTCTGGACTTTCTGGCAGCCGACGATCATCAGAGCAATCTGGATCTCGCGCTCGGACAGCAGATCGAACGGCGAATTGTTGACTTGCGGCTGAAACGACTTCAATGCCAGTTGCTGGGCAATCTGCGGGCTGATGTAGCGCTGACCGGCAAACACCAGGCGAATGGCCTGGACCATTTCCGCAAGCCCGGCACCCTTGGTCATGTAACCGGCAGCGCCAGCCTGCAGCAAACGGGTCGGGAAAGGGTCTTCTTCACAGACGGTGACAGCGACGACCTTGATATCAGGGTGGCTGCGCAGCATCTTGCGCGTGGCTTCCAGCCCTCCGATACCCGGCATCTTGACGTCCATCAATACGACGTCAGGCTTGAGCTCGCGCGCTTTCTTCAGGGATTCCTCACCGGAATCGGCCTGCCCGACAACCTGCAGACCATCAATGTCGGCCAGCATGCGTGTGATGCCTGTCCGGACAAGATCATGGTCATCGACAACTAGCACCTTAATCAAGCAGACACCTCGCGCAACGGTCATAACGAATGCCAATCACCATAACAAAAACAACGAGGCAGACCTAGCACTGCGAGCAACGTCTCACATCAATATGATGGCAGGCACATCAGGCAGGGCTGTAAAAACTCGATGTGCCGGCAGGGCTACGCCCGTTCCGGTCTTGTATCACTTGGCCGACGGAAGTTTCGCAGCCCCCGATGATAGCCCCGAGAGCTCGGCAATAGTGGTTGTCAGGCGCCGGATAGCGTCCTGATCTTCCTTGCCCAGCACCCGGTAATTGCCGAGGATCTTTTCTTCGATGAGACTGAGGTTGTCGATCGGCACCGGCGTTCGCGTCCCCGTTAACACATAAAGTACGTCAACACCTTTGGCCGCAACCGCAGCCAGATAATCGGCCTTCGGCGCGCGATCACCATTTTCGTACTTCCCCTGGGCGTTGGCCTCGACCCCTCCTATCTCACCAAATGTACGCTGAGACATCCTCAGGCGCTCTCTTTCCTTTCTCAACCGGCAACCGATTCCACTCATTTGAACCTATGATCCTGTTGTAGCTATCCTAACGAATGTTAGAATCCCGCGGAATTGAATAGATTTGAACGGTTTTGAACTATGCCCGGAATACGCACCGCCGCACAAGCCAAGGCCTGGCTGGATCAACAGGGCAAATCTGTTCAGGAGTTCGCTCGTGAAAACAGCATTGATCCAGCGACCACTTACCAGGTACTGGCAGGACGCAAGAAAGGAAGGCGCGGTGAAGCGCATAAGGTAGCTGTACTGCTGGGCATGAAGATCGGGACGATCCCGAACACGGAAGCCCTGCATGAAGATGCACGTGAATAATAGCCGTTGTTGGCTGGCGACAACGCATCCCGGACAAAACGCCAAAGCCGTTGCCTGCATTCAGGTATACAGCGTTGCAGGCAAAATAGCCCGCCCCGAATACTGCATGCCGTCGACCGTTGAGCGGTTCGCTGTCGCTAGCGAGATTCCATCTGCCTGCCTTCGCAGAAATCGATAATCCCGCTGATTGAATTTTCCAATTGAAGGCGCCTCCTTTCCTGAAGTAAGCTTGCGCTCAATCTACGGAGACCCACCATGCTGCAATCCACTTCACCGCTACTCGACGTTGCTACCGGCATTGCTTGCCGTGCGCGCGCCGTGGCTGTGCAAGCGGCCTCGGTGAGCGCATCCGTTGATTCTTATTATGGGTATTGGTTTAGCCACTGGCGCGCCTGATACCCATCCGGCGCCCACACTAAGGGGACGCCAACCAGAGAATTCTCTAACCCCCGGTCGGCTTCCCGACCGGGGGTTTTGTTTTTTCAGGACTACGTATTTCAACGGTCTGTTCAAGAACAGCCGTAAACAATCAACCTGCATCGCATCGAGGATCACGACATGAACTACGCCACTTATTACCGCAACGACATCGATTTTGCCTGGCGATTTAGCCACCTCCGTTCGGGACAGCCTGCCGCCTCCGTTCGGTCTCTGCCAGGTGGCAAGCACATACCCCCGGTTCTAGAAGCCCTTTGTCGAACACCCCAGTAGGTCTGCGCGGGAGCGTCCCGCCAGCCCAGGAAGCCAGAACATGAACTCGTCCGTTGCCGTAACCCCGTCCGACCTGTCCAGCCACGCCGTCAATCTGGCGGACAACAGCCCCGCCTCGAAACGCCTGCCAGGTACTCTGGAATTGAAGATGCGTCTGCCCCTCGGCGCAGCGCTCACCGAACAGGTTGCCGCCCATCGCCGCGCCGTACGCGCCATCCTTGAAGGCCAAGACTCGCGACTGCTGGTCATCGTAGGCCCCTGCTCGATCCACGACCCTCGATCCGCCCTTGAATACGCTGAGCGACTGGCCGACCTTGCCGCGCAAGTCAGTGATCAGATGCTGCTGGTAATGCGCGCTTACGTCGAAAAACCGCGCACGACTGTGGGCTGGAAAGGCCTGGCTTACGATCCGCGCCTTGACGGCAGTGACGACATGGCCGAGGGCCTGACGCTGTCGCGGCAATTGATGCTGGAGATGCTGGGGCTGGGCCTGCCGATCGCCACCGAGATACTGCAACCCATGGCGGCGGGCTACTTCGACGATCTGCTCAGTTGGGTCGCGATTGGCGCTCGGACCACCGAATCGCAGATCCATAGGGAAATGGCCAGCGGCCTGCCCATGGCTGTCGGGTTCAAGAACGGTACTGACGGCGGCGTGACGGTGGCCAGCGACGCGATGCGTTCGGCCGCGCATCCGCATCGCCACTTTGGTATGGACCGTCATGGCCACCCGGCGATTATCGAGACACAAGGCAATCCGGATACGCACATCGTGCTGCGCGGCGGTCACGGCGGCCCCAATTACGATCACCAAAGTGTGGCCAACGTGCAGGCGAGCCTGAGCAAGAATAATGTCGCGTCGCGAATCATGGTCGATTGCAGCCACGCCAACAGTGGCAAGGACCCGCTGCGTCAGCCTGGTGTGTTCGAGGACGTTCTGGAACAGCGCTTGTCAGGCAACACCTCGCTCATCGGCATGATGATCGAAAGCCACCTGTTCGACGGCTGCCAGGCATTGGGCGGAACGCTGCAGTACGGCGTTTCGGTCACCGATGGCTGCCTTGGCTGGGAAGGTAC encodes:
- the pgsA gene encoding CDP-diacylglycerol--glycerol-3-phosphate 3-phosphatidyltransferase, with translation MNIPNLITVLRVLLIPIFILLFYMPYHWSYMAASAVFAFAAATDWLDGYLARRLEQSTPFGAFLDPVADKLMVAVALVLLVQAHANLWLTLPAAVIIGREIVISALREWMAEIGARAQVAVSNMGKWKTAAQMLALVILLGNPPAITVWVILGYALLLIAAGLTLWSMVQYLRAAWPHLRTTAEKK
- a CDS encoding DNA-binding protein produces the protein MPGIRTAAQAKAWLDQQGKSVQEFARENSIDPATTYQVLAGRKKGRRGEAHKVAVLLGMKIGTIPNTEALHEDARE
- a CDS encoding helix-turn-helix domain-containing protein, encoding MSGIGCRLRKERERLRMSQRTFGEIGGVEANAQGKYENGDRAPKADYLAAVAAKGVDVLYVLTGTRTPVPIDNLSLIEEKILGNYRVLGKEDQDAIRRLTTTIAELSGLSSGAAKLPSAK
- the gacA gene encoding response regulator transcription factor GacA translates to MIKVLVVDDHDLVRTGITRMLADIDGLQVVGQADSGEESLKKARELKPDVVLMDVKMPGIGGLEATRKMLRSHPDIKVVAVTVCEEDPFPTRLLQAGAAGYMTKGAGLAEMVQAIRLVFAGQRYISPQIAQQLALKSFQPQVNNSPFDLLSEREIQIALMIVGCQKVQTISDKLCLSPKTVNTYRYRIFEKLSISSDVELALLAVRHGMVDASA
- the uvrC gene encoding excinuclease ABC subunit UvrC, producing MTQTFDPSAFLATCSGRPGVYRMFDAEATLLYVGKAKNLKKRLASYFRKTGHAPKTGALVSRIAQIETTITGNETEALLLEQTLIKEWRPPYNILLRDDKSYPYVFLSDNAFPRLSIHRGTKKAKGRYFGPYPSAGAIRESLSLLQKTFQVRQCEDSYFKNRTRPCLQYQIKRCKGPCVGLVEPEVYAEDVRHSVMFLEGRSNALSDELNASMEKAAMALDFERAAELRDQVALLRRVQDQQSMDGGTGDVDVVAAFVNPGGACVHLISVRGGRVLGSKNFFPQVGIEEEVGEVMSAFLAQYFLGGIDRELPGEVIVNVINDDFPAFVDAVEELRGVEMVISHRVRGTRARWQQMAVTNAEQALTARLANRQHVASRFEALAKVLGLEDPPMRLECYDISHSSGEATVASCVVFGPEGPIKSDYRRFNIEGVTAGDDYAAMHQALTRRYSRIKAGEGKLPDVLLVDGGKGQMSMARDVLNELQVPDLILLGVAKGTTRKAGFETLYLNDSAHEFTLPGDSPALHLIQQIRDEAHRFAITGHRARRGKTRRTSTLEGVAGVGPTRRRDLLKHFGGLQELSRASIDEIAKAPGISKKLAESIYANLHSE
- a CDS encoding 3-deoxy-7-phosphoheptulonate synthase yields the protein MNSSVAVTPSDLSSHAVNLADNSPASKRLPGTLELKMRLPLGAALTEQVAAHRRAVRAILEGQDSRLLVIVGPCSIHDPRSALEYAERLADLAAQVSDQMLLVMRAYVEKPRTTVGWKGLAYDPRLDGSDDMAEGLTLSRQLMLEMLGLGLPIATEILQPMAAGYFDDLLSWVAIGARTTESQIHREMASGLPMAVGFKNGTDGGVTVASDAMRSAAHPHRHFGMDRHGHPAIIETQGNPDTHIVLRGGHGGPNYDHQSVANVQASLSKNNVASRIMVDCSHANSGKDPLRQPGVFEDVLEQRLSGNTSLIGMMIESHLFDGCQALGGTLQYGVSVTDGCLGWEGTERLLRRAVDRLRYR